In Nitrosopumilaceae archaeon, the following proteins share a genomic window:
- a CDS encoding winged helix-turn-helix domain-containing protein produces MVEYGMVWYGMVSKDIKDIKLEPNFEPSMKTLMRIFKTMTEKGPEGKTILSLDTNLQYSRLAKHIVWMEKKGLVESRVEKSKINVGLTEKGRIFASTLSND; encoded by the coding sequence ATGGTAGAGTATGGTATGGTATGGTATGGTATGGTATCAAAAGACATTAAAGACATAAAATTAGAGCCTAACTTTGAGCCTAGCATGAAAACTTTAATGCGTATATTCAAAACCATGACAGAAAAAGGTCCTGAGGGAAAGACCATTTTATCACTTGATACCAATCTACAATATAGCAGACTTGCAAAACATATTGTTTGGATGGAGAAAAAAGGTCTTGTTGAATCAAGAGTTGAAAAATCCAAGATTAATGTTGGTTTGACCGAGAAAGGCAGAATATTTGCATCAACGCTTTCAAATGACTAG
- a CDS encoding winged helix-turn-helix domain-containing protein has translation MVLYRGRTEILNEMLEAAKRGAGKTRIMYKASLSYSQLTGYLYYLQQNGLITHEKDTLVYRSTKKGLKFLNLSNDLSKLARTQTQPVPQIR, from the coding sequence GTGGTACTATACCGTGGTAGAACTGAAATTCTCAATGAGATGCTAGAGGCTGCAAAAAGAGGTGCAGGAAAGACAAGGATAATGTACAAGGCAAGTCTCTCTTACAGTCAACTCACGGGATATCTGTATTATTTACAGCAAAATGGTTTGATAACACATGAAAAAGATACACTGGTTTACAGATCAACTAAAAAGGGATTGAAATTCTTGAACCTGTCGAATGATTTGAGTAAATTGGCACGAACACAAACTCAACCAGTCCCACAAATACGCTAA
- the tatC gene encoding twin-arginine translocase subunit TatC: MDELKQIGEHLDELRKRVLRMVIAVGIITFFILGFHLTPFVYNGTTLYYPNPNPFDNMAAQVTVAMKHQLLPSTVQLIQTAPGQAFFAQFYVAVVLGIAIGMPIIVKEFIGFLAPAFDRKEVKIIRSMTIPAVCLFIAGCIFSYIFVTPYILEFLYKYGQSSELLTFLNVVDFITFVLQFLLSFGVSFQLPLIMYVVSASGLVSEKFWRKNIRYAVIIIVILGAAITPDGSGVTMWFVSGPMMALYLIGMFFAERRAKHIATLKS, translated from the coding sequence ATGGATGAACTAAAACAAATAGGCGAACATCTGGATGAGCTTAGAAAGCGTGTACTTAGAATGGTCATTGCGGTTGGCATAATCACGTTTTTCATACTTGGTTTTCATCTGACACCTTTTGTTTACAATGGAACAACATTGTATTATCCAAACCCAAATCCGTTTGACAACATGGCAGCACAAGTTACTGTAGCAATGAAACATCAATTGTTACCATCAACAGTACAATTAATCCAAACAGCACCAGGTCAGGCATTTTTTGCTCAATTTTATGTTGCCGTTGTACTTGGCATAGCAATAGGAATGCCAATAATTGTAAAAGAATTTATTGGATTTTTAGCTCCAGCGTTTGACAGAAAAGAAGTTAAGATAATTAGATCCATGACAATCCCAGCTGTTTGTCTTTTCATTGCTGGATGCATTTTTTCATATATTTTTGTCACGCCTTATATTCTAGAATTTCTTTACAAGTATGGTCAATCATCGGAGCTATTGACTTTTCTTAATGTTGTTGACTTTATTACATTTGTATTACAATTTCTTTTATCATTTGGTGTTTCATTTCAACTGCCGTTGATAATGTATGTAGTTTCGGCATCAGGACTAGTAAGCGAAAAGTTCTGGAGAAAAAATATCAGATATGCTGTAATAATTATAGTGATTCTGGGTGCAGCCATAACTCCAGATGGGAGCGGCGTCACCATGTGGTTTGTTTCAGGCCCAATGATGGCACTATATCTCATAGGTATGTTTTTTGCCGAACGTCGTGCAAAACATATTGCAACACTTAAATCTTAA
- a CDS encoding winged helix-turn-helix domain-containing protein, with protein MKVLSRIMKSMTENGSEGKTQLSLDTNVNYARLAKHIVWMEKNDLVASTIEENKIKIALTASGRKFASMISTTK; from the coding sequence ATGAAAGTTCTATCTCGTATCATGAAATCCATGACAGAAAACGGTTCTGAAGGCAAGACCCAGCTATCACTTGATACCAATGTAAACTATGCAAGACTTGCAAAACATATTGTTTGGATGGAGAAAAATGATCTTGTTGCATCAACAATTGAAGAAAACAAAATTAAAATTGCTTTGACCGCAAGTGGCAGAAAATTTGCGTCAATGATCTCAACTACCAAATAA
- a CDS encoding winged helix-turn-helix domain-containing protein — MMQNRSKPEITAMILESARTGATKTKMMYNAYLSHTQVQEYVKFLQKSDLLTYENNTELYRPTEKGLKFLDLLYVLGKIVPLSNSENYNIES; from the coding sequence ATGATGCAAAACCGTAGCAAACCAGAAATTACTGCTATGATTTTAGAATCTGCAAGAACGGGGGCTACAAAAACAAAGATGATGTATAATGCGTATCTCTCTCATACTCAAGTACAGGAATATGTGAAATTTCTACAAAAAAGCGATCTATTAACATACGAGAACAATACAGAGCTTTACAGACCAACTGAAAAGGGATTGAAATTCTTGGATCTCTTATATGTGCTGGGTAAAATTGTTCCCTTGTCCAATTCAGAGAATTATAACATAGAATCCTAA
- a CDS encoding twin-arginine translocase TatA/TatE family subunit → MGYEQILIVVIVIGALIFGAKKIPELARTFGKAKGEFEKGRLESEKELKDFKDKEDLK, encoded by the coding sequence ATGGGTTATGAACAAATCCTAATAGTAGTAATAGTTATAGGTGCATTAATTTTTGGTGCAAAAAAGATCCCAGAGCTTGCTCGCACATTTGGTAAAGCAAAAGGTGAGTTTGAGAAGGGGAGATTAGAGTCTGAAAAAGAACTAAAGGACTTTAAAGATAAAGAAGATTTAAAATAA
- a CDS encoding ice-binding family protein encodes MATTMKKILILPIVVAMISVIFFSIQGVTAAGPLDLTGVSNFALLANTFTAGAGTTINGDLGYTVPPAALPIVHGTTFIATDPTYINAETVQAKLIANANDPTQTGACTTTLTPATVLDTLGDITPGVYCITGAVSINDVATLNGNGVYIFRLGGALNTVAGSSIHLHGGALAGNVFWVPVGATTLGANSHFVGNVLSNAATSVGTLVTMNGRILSNGAVTTGASAIITAPAAITPPDTTPPVITLIGANPQIIVVGGVYTELGATVSDPDNVGLVATINSSAVNTSIVGSYLVTYNAVDPAGNHAIQVTRTVNVVAVIPPPTITPGIITLSDQTSCQTLGGVWTVATTTCTVSTLTINSGNTLVIASNVVLSNTGLITDLGTITNSGPIINTGTITVGPTGILTTTNTFSNTGTITSSGTITNNGPVTNGLTGTITSSGLITNTLTGTITNLGTITNSGPVTNSGTMTNSGTLTNGPTGVITDNGIITNNNAGIITTSGAITLPTSGKLTNALGGTVTNSLNIINSGTITNSGALVSSGPIDNSATGVIVNTATGLVTNSGILTTSGTVTNSGPITNSGPITNSGIMTNSALVINSAPITNSGSITDSCGGSISGIIVGNPIKNTCPVV; translated from the coding sequence ATGGCAACTACAATGAAAAAAATTCTCATTCTTCCTATAGTGGTCGCCATGATTTCTGTTATATTTTTTTCTATCCAAGGTGTCACTGCAGCAGGTCCACTAGACCTAACAGGTGTCAGCAACTTTGCTCTTCTTGCTAATACATTTACCGCAGGCGCAGGAACTACTATAAACGGAGATCTTGGATATACCGTACCACCAGCAGCTCTTCCAATAGTTCATGGTACAACTTTCATAGCTACCGATCCTACTTATATTAACGCAGAAACAGTTCAAGCCAAGCTCATTGCAAACGCAAACGATCCAACACAAACTGGAGCTTGTACAACAACACTTACTCCAGCAACTGTCTTAGACACTCTCGGCGACATAACACCAGGAGTCTATTGTATTACGGGTGCTGTTTCAATAAACGATGTAGCTACTCTTAACGGTAATGGAGTTTACATTTTCAGACTGGGCGGCGCACTTAATACCGTAGCTGGCTCATCTATTCACTTACACGGAGGTGCACTAGCTGGCAATGTATTTTGGGTACCAGTAGGAGCTACAACACTTGGAGCAAACAGTCATTTCGTAGGAAATGTACTAAGTAATGCAGCTACTTCCGTAGGTACACTAGTCACTATGAATGGAAGAATCTTGTCAAACGGTGCAGTTACTACAGGAGCTTCTGCTATAATCACAGCTCCAGCAGCTATCACACCACCAGATACCACACCACCTGTAATCACTTTGATAGGTGCTAATCCTCAAATTATTGTAGTCGGAGGCGTCTATACCGAGTTGGGTGCTACTGTATCTGATCCAGACAATGTCGGACTAGTTGCAACAATAAACTCAAGTGCAGTTAATACGAGTATAGTAGGTTCATACTTGGTAACCTATAACGCAGTAGACCCTGCAGGAAATCATGCAATTCAAGTAACTAGAACTGTCAACGTAGTTGCCGTGATACCACCACCAACAATTACTCCAGGAATTATTACACTATCTGATCAAACATCATGTCAAACATTAGGCGGAGTTTGGACTGTTGCAACTACAACATGTACAGTCTCTACATTGACAATTAATTCTGGTAACACACTAGTTATTGCATCTAATGTTGTTCTTAGCAACACGGGACTTATCACAGACTTGGGTACAATCACCAACAGCGGACCTATAATCAACACTGGTACCATTACAGTTGGTCCAACTGGCATTTTAACTACAACAAATACATTTAGCAACACTGGAACCATTACATCATCTGGTACTATAACAAATAACGGTCCTGTAACAAACGGTCTAACAGGTACTATTACAAGCAGTGGACTTATCACAAACACTCTTACTGGTACAATAACAAACTTGGGCACAATCACCAACAGCGGACCTGTAACCAACTCTGGCACTATGACAAATAGTGGCACACTCACCAACGGTCCAACAGGTGTCATTACAGACAATGGCATTATAACAAATAACAATGCAGGTATAATCACCACATCTGGTGCCATCACGTTACCAACCTCTGGTAAACTAACCAATGCACTAGGAGGCACAGTTACAAACAGTCTCAATATAATCAACAGTGGTACAATCACCAACTCTGGTGCACTTGTAAGCAGCGGTCCTATTGACAACAGTGCTACAGGTGTCATAGTCAACACAGCAACAGGTCTTGTCACTAATTCTGGTATCTTGACTACCTCTGGTACTGTTACTAACAGCGGTCCTATTACTAACAGCGGTCCTATTACTAACAGCGGAATAATGACCAACTCTGCGCTAGTCATCAACAGCGCTCCGATCACCAATTCTGGTAGCATCACAGATTCATGTGGTGGCTCTATTAGCGGGATAATTGTAGGTAATCCAATAAAAAATACCTGTCCAGTTGTTTAA